A single genomic interval of Cucumis sativus cultivar 9930 chromosome 5, Cucumber_9930_V3, whole genome shotgun sequence harbors:
- the LOC101209130 gene encoding long chain acyl-CoA synthetase 4 — MQRKYLVQVEEAKDATAGRPSVGPVYRSIFAKDGFPPPVQGLDTCWDIFRMSVEKNPGNRMLGRRKVVEGNPAKAGEYEWLTYKEVYELVLKIGNAMRSLGYGPGEKCGIYGANCPEWIISMEACNAHGLYCVPLYDTLGAGAIEFIICHAEIAIAFVEEKKISELLKTLPNTAKFLKTIVSFGKVSDNHKEEVNKFGLEIYTWEEFLQKGDSQQYDLPVKEKSDICTIMYTSGTTGDPKGVLLSNTAIIALIAGVKHLLTTVKENVQENDVYISYLPLAHIFDRVIEEVFILNGASIGFWRGDVKLLVEDIGELKPTIFCAVPRVLERIYGGLNQKISSGGFLKRSLFNFAYSYKYNQMQKGKTHQQAAPLFDKVVFDKVKKGLGGNVRIILSGGAPLAAHIETFFRVVSCAHVLQGYGLTETCGGTFVSLPDELPMLGTVGPPVPNVDICLESVPEMGYDSHASTPRGEVCIKGDTLFSGYYKRDDLTTEVLVDGWFHTGDVGEWQPDGSLKIIDRKKNIFKLSQGEYVAVENLELIYGLVSDIEMIWIYGNSFESFLVAVVNPKKQALEQWAEENGIKGDFNALCEDKRAKDYILGQLSKIAKEQKLKGYENIRAVHLDPLPFDIERDLLTPSFKKKRPQLLKYYQKEIDDMYKSGNKPIA, encoded by the exons atgcagAGGAAGTACTTGGTTCAGGTGGAGGAGGCTAAGGACGCCACTGCTGGCCGTCCGTCCGTCGGGCCGGTTTACCGGAGCATTTTTGCTAAAGATGGGTTTCCGCCGCCGGTTCAAGGACTGGACACCTGCTGGGATATATTTAG AATGTCTGTGGAGAAAAATCCTGGAAACCGTATGCTTGGGCGTAGGAAAGTAGTTGAAGGAAATCCA GCTAAAGCTGGTGAATATGAGTGGCTAACTTACAAAGAAGTTTATGAATTGGTGTTGAAAATAGGAAATGCAATGCGCAGTTTGGGTTATGGACCA GGAGAAAAATGTGGAATTTATGGTGCTAATTGTCCTGAGTGGATCATTAGCATGGAG GCTTGCAATGCTCATGGGCTTTACTGTGTTCCTTTATATGATACTTTAG GTGCTGGTGCCATAGAATTCATAATATGCCATGCAGAGATTGCCATTGCTTTTgtagaagagaagaagatctCTGAG CTGTTGAAAACACTCCCCAACACAGCAAAGTTTCTAAAAA CCATTGTGAGCTTTGGAAAAGTTTCAGATAATCACAAGGAAGAGGTTAACAAGTTTGGTTTGGAAATCTATACTTGGGAAGAGTTTCTACAAAAG GGAGATAGCCAACAATATGATCTTCCtgtgaaagagaaaagtgaTATTTGCACCATCATGTACACCAGTGGAACAACTGGTGATCCCAAGGGAGTACTGTTATCCAATACTGCCATTATAGCACTTATAGCTGGTGTCAAACATTTGCTTACAACTGTCAAGGAAAAT GTTCAAGAAAATGATGTTTACATTTCATATCTTCCGCTTGCACACATCTTCGACCGGGTGATCGAGGAGGTGTTCATTTTGAACGGTGCCTCCATTGGATTCTGGCGTGGG GATGTGAAATTGTTAGTTGAAGACATTGGAGAGTTAAAACCTACTATTTTCTGTGCAGTTCCTCGTGTGCTTGAAAGAATTTATGGTG GTTTGAACCAGAAGATATCATCGGGAGGATTCTTAAAAAGATCGTTGTTTAACTTTGCCTACTCATA taaatataatcaaatgcAGAAGGGGAAAACACATCAACAGGCAGCCCCACTTTTTGATAAAGTTGTCTTTGACAAG GTGAAGAAGGGATTAGGAGGAAACGTGCGAATCATTTTATCTGGAGGAGCTCCTCTTGCAGCACATATCGAGACTTTCTTTCGAGTTGTATCATGTGCTCATGTTCTACAAGGATATG GTTTGACAGAAACTTGTGGGGGAACATTTGTCTCTCTACCAGATGAATTGCCAATGTTGGGAACAGTAGGCCCTCCAGTGCCCAATGTGGATATCTGTCTTGAATCAGTACCCGAGATGGGGTATGATTCGCATGCTAGCACGCCTCGTGGTGAAGTGTGCATCAAGGGAGATACGTTGTTTTCAGGGTACTACAAACGCGACGACCTTACCACAGAGGTGTTGGTTGATGGTTGGTTTCACACAG GGGATGTTGGCGAATGGCAGCCGGATGGAAGCTTGAAAATTATTGACCGTAAGAAGAACATCTTCAAACTTTCCCAAGGTGAATATGTTGCAGTGGAAAATCTAGAGCTGATTTATGGCCTTGTTTCTGATATTGAAATG ATATGGATATATGGAAATAGCTTTGAGTCCTTCCTTGTTGCCGTTGTTAACCCCAAAAAGCAAGCACTTGAGCAATGGgcagaagaaaatggaataaaAGGGGACTTCAATGCTCTTTGTGAAGACAAAAGGGCAAAAGACTATATACTTGGACAACTATCAAAGATTGCCAAAGAACAGaag TTAAAAGGTTACGAAAATATTAGAGCTGTTCATCTCGACCCTCTTCCATTTGATATAGAGCGTGACCTTCTGACTCCATCATTTAAGAAGAAGAGACCACAACTGCTCAAATACTATCAG AAAGAGATCGATGACATGTACAAGAGTGGGAACAAGCCAATTGCctaa
- the LOC101209379 gene encoding endoglucanase 6, with amino-acid sequence MSNPISMAPFFLLCFLLPSFSSAAHDYGSALTKSLLFFEAQRSGFLPRNQRVNWRSHSGLQDGKASGVDLVGGYYDAGDNVKFGLPMAFTVTMMSWSILEYRAQLAASGELGHAMDAVKWGTDYFIKAHTEPNVLYGEVGDGNTDHYCWQRPEDMTTDRRAYRIDPSNPGSDLAGETAAAMAAASLVFRRSNPAYANTLLNHAYQLFDFADKYRGKYDSSITVAQKYYRSVSGYNDELLWAAAWLYQASNNQYYLKYLADNGDSMGGTGWSMTEFSWDVKYAGVQTLVAKFLMQGKAGAYAPVFRRYQEKAEAFLCACLRKGYKNVQVTPGGLIYRQRWNNMQFVTTASFVAAVYSDYLTSSRSSMKCPAGYVQPSELLTFAKSQVDYILGDNPRATSYMVGYGNNFPRRVHHRGSSIVSYKRDSKFIACREGYATWFSKKTSDPNTLVGALVGGPDAYDNFADQRDNYEQTEPATYNNAPLLGLLARFHGGHSGYNQLLPVVLPPPTKQNPITKKPSPPSSSSSSSSSPVVIVQRVTSSWKAKGRVYYRYSSVITNKSSKTVRNLQLSISKLYGPLWGLTKSGNLYTFPKWVGSLAPEKSMEFVYIHSASQANVSVLRYNLGY; translated from the exons ATGTCTAATCCCATTTCCATGGCTCCCTTCTTTCTCCTCTGTTTCCTCCTCCCCTCTTTCTCCTCTGCTGCCCACGACTACGGCTCCGCCCTCACTAAAAGCCTTCTCTTCTTTGAAGCTCAGAGATCGGGATTCTTGCCACGTAACCAACGAGTTAATTGGCGTTCCCATTCCGGCCTTCAAGATGGAAAAGCCAGTGGA GTGGATTTGGTGGGAGGATATTACGATGCTGGTGATAATGTGAAATTTGGATTGCCTATGGCTTTTACGGTGACGATGATGAGTTGGAGTATTTTAGAATATAGAGCTCAATTGGCGGCTAGTGGGGAGCTTGGACATGCCATGGATGCTGTTAAATGGGGGACTGATTATTTCATTAAAGCTCATACTGAACCCAATGTTCTGTACGGCGAG gTGGGAGATGGGAATACTGATCATTACTGCTGGCAGCGGCCGGAAGATATGACTACCGACCGCCGTGCTTACCGGATTGATCCGAGTAATCCCGGTTCGGATCTCGCCGGAGAAACTGCTGCCGCCATGGCTGCTGCTTCTCTTGTCTTCCGCCGTTCTAATCCTGCTTATGCTAACACCCTCCTCAACCACGCCTATCAG CTGTTCGATTTTGCGGACAAATACAGGGGCAAATATGACAGTAGCATTACCGTAGCTCAGAAGTACTACCGATCTGTCAGTGGATACAAT GACGAGTTGCTATGGGCAGCGGCATGGCTATACCAAGCAAGCAACAACCAATACTACCTCAAATACCTTGCTGACAACGGCGATTCCATGGGCGGCACCGGCTGGAGCATGACGGAATTCAGTTGGGACGTCAAATACGCCGGTGTTCAAACTCTAGTTGCCAAG TTCCTGATGCAGGGCAAGGCCGGCGCCTACGCTCCAGTTTTCCGGCGATACCAGGAGAAGGCCGAAGCCTTCCTTTGTGCGTGCTTGAGAAAAGGGTATAAAAACGTTCAGGTTACTCCTGGCGGCCTCATTTACCGACAGAGATGGAACAATATGCAATTTGTTACCACTGCCTCCTTCGTCGCCGCCGTTTACTCCGATTACTTGACCTCCTCCCGCAGCTCCATGAAGTGCCCCGCTGGTTACGTTCAACCTTCTGAGTTACTCACCTTCGCTAAATCTCAG GTGGATTACATTCTTGGCGACAATCCAAGAGCTACAAGCTATATGGTGGGATACGGGAACAATTTCCCCCGCCGTGTCCACCACCGTGGCTCCTCCATCGTTTCCTACAAACGCGACTCCAAATTCATCGCCTGCCGTGAAGGCTACGCCACATGGTTTAGTAAGAAAACCAGTGATCCCAACACCCTCGTCGGAGCTCTCGTCGGCGGTCCCGACGCCTACGACAACTTCGCGGATCAAAGAGACAACTACGAACAAACAGAGCCCGCCACTTACAACAACGCCCCTCTTTTAGGCCTCTTAGCTAGATTCCACGGCGGGCATTCCGGCTACAACCAGCTTCTCCCAGTAGTACTTCCACCGCCGACCAAACAAAACCCAATTACCAAAAAACCTTCCcctccctcttcttcttcctcctcatCCTCCTCCCCTGTCGTAATTGTGCAGAGAGTTACAAGTTCATGGAAGGCGAAAGGCAGAGTTTATTACAGATATTCCTCTGTTATTACAAACAAATCGTCAAAAACAGTGAGGAATCTTCAACTTTCGATCTCTAAGCTCTATGGGCCTTTATGGGGACTAACAAAATCAGGGAATTTGTACACCTTCCCTAAATGGGTGGGTTCGTTGGCACCAGAAAAAAGTATGGAGTTCGTGTACATTCACTCTGCTTCACAGGCAAATGTCTCTGTTCTAAGGTATAACTTGGGGTACTGA